From one Mycolicibacterium sp. HK-90 genomic stretch:
- the aceA gene encoding isocitrate lyase, with protein sequence MSTVGTPKSPEQIQHDWDHNPRWKGITRTYTPADVVALQGSVVEEATLARRGAEVLWEQLHDMDFVNALGALTGNMAVQQVRAGLKAIYLSGWQVAGDANLSGHTYPDQSLYPANSVPQVVRRINNALLRADEIAKVEGDTSVENWLAPIVADGEAGFGGALNVYELQKAMIAAGVAGSHWEDQLASEKKCGHLGGKVLIPTQQHIRTLTSARLAADVADVPTVVIARTDAEAATLITSDVDDRDRPFITGERTAEGFYRIKNGLEPCIARAKAYAPYSDLIWMETGTPDLELAKKFAEGVKAEFPDQMLAYNCSPSFNWKQHLDDDTIAKFQRELGAMGFKFQFITLAGFHALNYSMFDLAYGYAREQMKAYVELQEREFAAEERGYTATKHQREVGAGYFDRIATTVDPNSSTTALAGSTEEGQFH encoded by the coding sequence ATGTCGACCGTGGGCACCCCCAAGTCACCGGAGCAGATCCAGCACGACTGGGATCACAACCCCCGCTGGAAGGGCATCACCCGCACCTACACCCCGGCCGACGTGGTTGCCCTGCAGGGGTCCGTCGTCGAGGAGGCCACCCTGGCCCGCCGTGGCGCCGAGGTGCTGTGGGAGCAGCTGCACGACATGGACTTCGTCAACGCGCTGGGCGCGCTGACCGGCAACATGGCCGTCCAGCAGGTTCGTGCCGGCCTGAAGGCCATCTACCTGTCGGGTTGGCAGGTTGCCGGCGACGCCAACCTGTCCGGCCACACCTACCCCGACCAGAGCCTCTACCCGGCCAACTCGGTGCCCCAGGTCGTCCGCCGCATCAACAACGCGCTGCTGCGCGCCGACGAGATCGCCAAGGTCGAGGGCGACACCTCCGTCGAGAACTGGCTCGCCCCGATCGTCGCCGACGGTGAGGCCGGCTTCGGTGGTGCGCTCAACGTCTACGAGCTCCAGAAGGCCATGATCGCCGCCGGTGTCGCCGGTTCGCACTGGGAAGACCAGCTCGCCTCGGAGAAGAAGTGCGGCCACCTCGGTGGCAAGGTGCTGATCCCGACCCAGCAGCACATCCGCACCCTGACCTCGGCCCGCCTGGCCGCTGACGTCGCCGACGTGCCGACCGTCGTCATCGCCCGTACCGACGCCGAGGCCGCCACCCTGATCACCTCCGATGTCGACGACCGGGACCGTCCGTTCATCACCGGTGAGCGCACCGCCGAGGGCTTCTACCGGATCAAGAACGGCCTCGAGCCCTGCATCGCCCGCGCCAAGGCCTACGCGCCGTACTCGGACCTGATCTGGATGGAGACCGGCACCCCGGACCTGGAGCTGGCCAAGAAGTTCGCCGAGGGCGTCAAGGCCGAGTTCCCGGACCAGATGCTGGCCTACAACTGCTCGCCGTCCTTCAACTGGAAGCAGCACCTGGACGACGACACCATCGCCAAGTTCCAGCGGGAGCTGGGCGCGATGGGCTTCAAGTTCCAGTTCATCACCCTGGCCGGCTTCCACGCCCTCAACTACTCGATGTTCGACCTGGCCTACGGCTACGCCCGCGAGCAGATGAAGGCTTACGTCGAGCTGCAGGAGCGCGAGTTCGCCGCCGAAGAGCGCGGTTACACCGCCACCAAGCACCAGCGTGAGGTCGGCGCCGGCTACTTCGACCGGATCGCCACCACGGTCGACCCGAACAGCTCGACCACCGCGCTGGCCGGTTCCACCGAAGAGGGCCAGTTCCACTGA
- a CDS encoding 3-hydroxybutyryl-CoA dehydrogenase, with protein MSNQIERVGVIGAGQMGAGIAEVSARAGVDVLVFETTDALVTAGRNRITKSLERAVSAGKVTEREKDAALGKLKFTTTIDDLADRQLVIEAVIEDENVKAKIFADLDRVIADPDAVLASNTSSIPIMKIAAATQNPARVLGLHFFNPVPVLPLVELVSTLVTSDAAAARVEEFASTVLGKQVVRCSDRSGFVVNALLVPYLLAAIRMVEGGFATIGDVDKAVVAGLSHPMGPLRLSDLVGLDTLKLIADKMFDEFKEPLYAAPPLLLRMVEAGQLGKKSGQGFYKY; from the coding sequence GTGAGCAATCAAATCGAACGAGTAGGTGTTATCGGTGCCGGCCAGATGGGCGCGGGTATCGCCGAGGTGTCCGCGCGTGCCGGCGTCGACGTGCTGGTCTTCGAGACCACCGACGCACTGGTCACCGCGGGCCGCAACCGCATCACCAAGTCGCTCGAGCGCGCGGTGAGCGCGGGCAAGGTCACGGAGCGCGAGAAGGATGCCGCGCTGGGCAAACTGAAGTTCACCACCACGATCGACGATCTCGCCGATCGGCAGCTGGTCATCGAGGCGGTGATCGAGGACGAGAACGTCAAGGCCAAGATCTTCGCCGATCTGGATCGCGTGATCGCCGACCCCGATGCGGTGCTGGCGTCGAACACCTCGAGCATCCCGATCATGAAGATCGCGGCGGCCACGCAGAACCCGGCCCGGGTGCTGGGTCTGCACTTCTTCAACCCGGTTCCGGTGTTGCCGTTGGTCGAATTGGTCAGCACTCTGGTGACCTCCGATGCGGCCGCCGCGCGCGTCGAGGAATTCGCCAGCACGGTCCTCGGAAAACAGGTCGTCCGTTGTTCCGACCGGTCCGGTTTCGTCGTCAATGCATTGCTGGTTCCCTACCTCTTGGCGGCCATCCGGATGGTCGAGGGTGGCTTTGCCACAATTGGCGATGTCGATAAGGCCGTGGTCGCCGGTTTGTCCCATCCGATGGGGCCACTGCGGCTGTCCGATCTGGTCGGGTTGGACACCCTGAAGCTGATTGCCGACAAGATGTTTGACGAGTTCAAAGAGCCCTTGTACGCCGCTCCGCCACTGTTGTTGCGGATGGTCGAGGCTGGACAGCTCGGCAAAAAATCGGGCCAGGGCTTCTACAAGTACTGA
- a CDS encoding cyclopropane mycolic acid synthase family methyltransferase, with the protein MSNVESDLAPYYEESQSIYDISNEFYALFLGPTMGYTCGYYEREDMNLEESQNAKFDLALGKLDLKPGMTLLDIGCGWGGCLERALINHDVNVIGITLSKEQSDYARKRLAKIDTNRNVEIRLQGWEEFNEPVDRIVSIGAFEAFKQERYPIFFERAYSILPDNGGRMLLHTILAHTQQFFRENNIKLTISDLKFMKFIGEEIFPGGQLPAVEDIEKLAADSGFDLQRTHLLRPHYARTLDMWAANLEAKKDEAIALQGQEVYDRFMKYLTGCADFFRRGITNIGQFTLVK; encoded by the coding sequence ATGTCTAACGTCGAGTCCGATCTTGCTCCGTACTACGAGGAGTCGCAGTCGATCTACGACATCTCGAACGAGTTCTACGCACTCTTCCTCGGGCCGACCATGGGATACACCTGCGGTTACTACGAGCGCGAGGACATGAACCTCGAAGAGTCGCAGAACGCCAAGTTCGACCTGGCCTTGGGCAAGCTCGACCTCAAGCCGGGCATGACGCTGCTGGACATCGGCTGCGGCTGGGGTGGTTGCCTGGAGCGTGCGCTGATCAACCACGACGTCAACGTCATCGGGATCACGCTGAGCAAGGAACAGTCGGACTACGCCCGCAAGCGGCTGGCCAAGATCGACACCAACCGCAACGTCGAGATCCGGTTGCAGGGCTGGGAAGAGTTCAACGAGCCCGTCGACCGCATCGTCTCGATCGGCGCTTTCGAGGCCTTCAAGCAGGAGCGCTACCCGATCTTCTTCGAGCGGGCCTACAGCATCCTGCCGGACAACGGCGGCCGGATGCTGCTGCACACGATCCTGGCGCACACCCAGCAGTTCTTCCGCGAGAACAACATCAAGCTGACGATCAGCGACCTGAAGTTCATGAAGTTCATCGGCGAGGAGATCTTCCCCGGTGGGCAGCTGCCCGCGGTCGAGGACATCGAGAAGCTGGCCGCCGATTCAGGCTTCGACCTGCAGCGCACCCACCTGCTGCGGCCGCACTACGCGCGCACGCTGGACATGTGGGCGGCCAACCTGGAGGCCAAGAAGGACGAGGCCATCGCCCTGCAGGGCCAGGAGGTCTACGACCGGTTCATGAAGTACCTGACTGGTTGCGCCGACTTCTTCCGGCGCGGCATCACCAACATCGGCCAGTTCACGCTGGTCAAGTAA
- a CDS encoding polyphosphate kinase 2 family protein has product MSDRDLPALWTHEPHDQLVFRPGDEVARIDTDSTPGFRGSKSDAPTLQTERNLRFASLQEMLYARSKSGDDNRSVLLILQGMDTAGKGGIVKHVVGAANPQGIRYTSFGKPTEEERAHHYLWRIRNALPPAGHIGVFDRSHYEDVLIVRVHNLVPPDVWGARYDEINAFERELVDSGTTLVKVAMFVSLAEQKARLAERLERPDKYWKYNPADIDERLLWPKYQEAYQAMLEKTSTDYAPWHIVPCDKKWYSRLAITELLIEALKGLNMAWPPADFDVATEKKRLAEA; this is encoded by the coding sequence GTGAGCGACAGAGATCTGCCTGCCCTGTGGACCCACGAACCACATGACCAGTTGGTTTTCCGCCCGGGCGACGAAGTCGCGCGAATCGACACCGACAGCACGCCGGGGTTCCGCGGGAGCAAGAGCGATGCGCCCACCCTGCAGACCGAACGGAATCTGCGGTTCGCCTCGCTGCAGGAAATGCTCTACGCGCGCAGCAAGAGTGGTGACGACAACCGCTCCGTTCTGCTGATCCTGCAGGGCATGGACACCGCAGGTAAGGGCGGTATCGTCAAACATGTTGTGGGAGCAGCGAATCCGCAAGGCATCCGATACACCAGCTTCGGCAAGCCCACCGAGGAGGAGCGGGCCCACCACTACCTGTGGCGGATCCGTAACGCACTCCCGCCGGCTGGACACATCGGGGTCTTCGACCGCTCACACTACGAGGATGTGCTGATCGTCCGCGTGCACAACCTGGTGCCGCCGGATGTCTGGGGCGCCCGCTACGACGAGATCAACGCCTTCGAACGCGAACTGGTCGATTCCGGCACCACCCTGGTCAAGGTGGCCATGTTCGTCTCGCTCGCCGAACAGAAGGCGCGCCTGGCCGAACGACTGGAGCGGCCCGACAAGTACTGGAAGTACAACCCTGCCGACATCGACGAGCGGCTGCTCTGGCCCAAATACCAAGAGGCCTACCAGGCCATGCTGGAGAAGACGTCGACCGATTACGCACCCTGGCACATCGTGCCGTGCGACAAGAAGTGGTACAGCCGGCTGGCCATCACCGAGCTGCTCATCGAGGCCCTCAAAGGCCTCAACATGGCGTGGCCACCTGCGGACTTCGACGTCGCCACGGAGAAGAAGCGGCTGGCTGAGGCCTAG